One window from the genome of Rhodopseudomonas sp. P2A-2r encodes:
- the smpB gene encoding SsrA-binding protein SmpB produces MAEKKERPIKVVAENRKARFNYAIEDTLEAGIALTGTEVKSIRNGKSTIAESYADPKNGEIWLINCNIPEYLQANQFNHEPKRPRKLLLHRKQINKLLGAVERQGMTLVPLKMYFNERGRVKLQLALAKGKQLHDKRASEKDRDWGREKGRLMRARG; encoded by the coding sequence ATGGCTGAAAAGAAAGAGCGCCCGATCAAGGTGGTCGCTGAAAACCGCAAGGCGCGCTTCAACTACGCGATCGAGGACACGCTCGAGGCCGGCATCGCGCTCACCGGCACCGAGGTCAAGTCGATCCGCAACGGCAAGAGCACCATCGCGGAATCCTACGCCGACCCCAAGAACGGCGAGATCTGGCTGATCAACTGCAACATCCCCGAATATCTGCAGGCCAACCAGTTCAACCATGAACCCAAGCGGCCGCGGAAGCTGCTGCTGCATCGCAAGCAGATCAACAAGCTGCTGGGCGCGGTGGAGCGCCAGGGCATGACGCTGGTGCCGCTGAAAATGTACTTCAACGAACGCGGCCGGGTGAAGCTGCAGCTGGCGCTGGCCAAGGGCAAGCAGTTGCACGACAAGCGCGCCAGCGAGAAGGATCGCGACTGGGGCCGCGAGAAGGGACGCCTGATGCGCGCGCGGGGATGA
- a CDS encoding peroxiredoxin, producing the protein MKQPNLLDVDWSKIPAPEDDGAAAHLVGMPIPPISLLATNDTSVVLSELKGRVVVFGYPRTGEPGRVSLVDDWDMIPGARGCTPQTCAFRDLFAELKAAGAKHVFGLSTQSNAYQTEMAARLHLPFPVLSDDNLELVQALDLPTMEVADLTLIKRIALIIDDARTTHVFYPVFPPDRNAGDVLAWLKANPV; encoded by the coding sequence ATGAAACAACCCAACCTGCTCGACGTCGACTGGAGCAAGATCCCGGCGCCCGAGGATGACGGCGCCGCCGCGCATCTGGTGGGCATGCCGATTCCGCCCATCAGCCTGCTGGCCACCAACGATACATCGGTCGTGCTGTCCGAGTTGAAAGGCCGGGTCGTCGTGTTTGGTTATCCGCGCACCGGCGAGCCCGGGCGGGTCTCGCTGGTGGATGACTGGGACATGATCCCCGGGGCGCGCGGCTGCACGCCGCAGACCTGCGCGTTTCGCGACCTGTTTGCCGAATTGAAGGCTGCCGGCGCAAAGCATGTGTTCGGCCTGTCGACCCAGAGCAATGCCTATCAGACCGAGATGGCCGCACGGCTGCATCTGCCGTTTCCGGTGCTGTCCGACGACAACCTCGAACTGGTGCAGGCGCTCGATCTGCCGACCATGGAGGTCGCCGACCTCACTTTGATCAAGCGCATCGCCTTGATCATTGACGACGCCCGCACCACCCACGTGTTCTATCCGGTGTTTCCGCCGGACCGTAACGCCGGCGATGTGCTGGCATGGCTCAAGGCCAATCCGGTTTAG
- a CDS encoding uracil-DNA glycosylase produces the protein MTTISKTKTQLSRQQPAVVATAISVGTSTDPGRDCPLCPRLMAYRQDLRARDPDGFNAPVPSFGPVDAGLLIVGLAPGAQGANRTGRPFTGDYAGDLLYATLIEFGFATGTFEARPDDSLTLTDSRITNAVRCVPPLNKPLPVEITTCRPFLISTMETMPRLRAIVLLGRVAHDTMLRTLGIRAVTAPFAHGAVHDAGRFKLYDSYHCSRYNTNTRVLTPEMFRAVFARVKADLTSS, from the coding sequence ATGACGACGATTTCGAAGACTAAGACGCAGCTCAGCAGACAGCAGCCGGCGGTGGTGGCAACCGCGATCTCCGTCGGCACTTCGACCGATCCCGGGCGCGACTGCCCGCTCTGTCCGCGTCTGATGGCCTACCGTCAGGATCTGCGCGCGCGCGATCCCGACGGCTTCAACGCGCCGGTACCTTCGTTCGGGCCGGTCGACGCGGGCCTGCTGATCGTGGGTCTCGCCCCCGGCGCCCAGGGGGCCAATCGAACCGGGCGTCCGTTCACCGGCGATTATGCCGGCGACCTGCTCTACGCCACCCTGATCGAATTCGGCTTTGCCACCGGCACGTTCGAGGCGCGCCCCGACGACAGCCTGACGCTGACGGACAGCCGCATCACCAATGCGGTGCGCTGCGTGCCGCCGCTGAACAAGCCGTTGCCGGTGGAGATCACCACCTGCCGGCCGTTCCTGATTTCCACCATGGAGACCATGCCGCGGCTGCGCGCGATCGTGCTGCTGGGCCGCGTCGCCCACGACACCATGCTGCGCACGCTCGGCATCCGTGCCGTCACCGCGCCGTTTGCGCACGGCGCCGTGCACGACGCCGGCCGCTTCAAGCTGTACGACAGCTATCACTGCTCGCGCTACAACACGAACACGCGGGTGCTGACGCCGGAGATGTTTAGGGCTGTGTTTGCGCGGGTGAAGGCGGATCTGACGAGCAGCTAA
- a CDS encoding NYN domain-containing protein, with translation MSPASNKIALFIDGANLYATAKTLGFDIDYKRLLKEFQSRGTLVRAFYYTAIIEDQEYSSIRPLIDWLDYNGYTVVTKATKEFIDASGRRKVKGNMDIELAVDAMELAEHVDQIVLFSGDGDFRSLVEAVQRRGVRVTVVSTISSQPPMIADELRRQADVFTDLIELQSKLGRDPAERPAPREPRHAPQFLQRATTMAPRGDDDDFED, from the coding sequence ATGTCCCCTGCATCCAACAAGATCGCGCTCTTCATTGACGGCGCCAATCTCTATGCGACGGCCAAGACCCTTGGCTTTGACATCGACTACAAGCGCCTGCTCAAGGAATTCCAGAGCCGCGGCACGTTGGTCCGCGCCTTCTATTACACCGCGATCATCGAGGATCAGGAGTATTCGTCGATCCGACCGCTGATCGATTGGCTCGACTATAACGGCTACACGGTGGTCACCAAGGCCACCAAGGAATTCATCGACGCCTCCGGCCGCCGCAAGGTCAAGGGCAACATGGACATCGAGCTTGCGGTCGATGCCATGGAGCTGGCCGAACATGTCGATCAGATCGTGCTGTTCTCCGGCGACGGCGACTTCCGCTCGCTGGTCGAGGCCGTGCAGCGCCGCGGCGTTCGTGTGACGGTGGTGTCCACCATCTCCAGCCAGCCGCCGATGATCGCCGACGAACTGCGCCGTCAGGCCGACGTGTTCACCGATCTGATCGAACTGCAGTCCAAGCTGGGGCGCGACCCCGCCGAACGCCCTGCCCCGCGCGAGCCGCGCCACGCCCCGCAGTTCCTGCAGCGTGCCACCACCATGGCGCCACGGGGCGATGACGACGATTTCGAAGACTAA
- a CDS encoding RelA/SpoT family protein, whose translation MMRQYDLVERVKSYNPNTDEDMLNRAYVYAMVAHGEQTRASGDPYFSHPLEVAAILTDLKLDDATIVAALLHDTIEDTEATRAEIDRLFGAEIGALVEGLTKLKRLELVSREAKQAENLRKLLLAIADDVRVLLIKLADRLHNMRTMEFMPPASRRRIAEETLDIYAPLAGRMGMQEMREELEELSFKVLDPDAYSVVMQRLDSLAERNRNLIGMIESHLSMKLEKNGIIARVSGRRKRPFSIWTKMKRKSVGFEQLSDIFGFRVVLKDMEACYRALGVVHTTWPVVPGRFKDYISTPKQNDYRSIHTTVIGPGNQRVELQIRTEDMNQIAEYGIAAHAFYKDGKGSPTEMLQRESNAFSWLRHTIGILSESTNPEEFLEHTKLELFHDQVFCFTPKGKLIALPRNANVVDFAYAVHTDVGNSAVGCKINGKFAPLSSELQNGDEVEVLTSAAQQAPPAAWESLAVTGKARAAIRRATRTAMRDQYAGLGRRIVERLFARAKIEYSDDQLKGALPRLARSSIDDVMASVGRGELRAADVARAMYPDYKEERVGRFATSNRKATADRVKTPDGAGRFTSIISVGGVNSDLPVKFAPNGGAVPGDRIVGIITPGEGITIYPIQSPALKDFEEEPERWLDVKWDVDESSPQRFPARLFVQNVNEPGSLAQIAQVIADHDGNIDNISMHRRSPDFTEQNIDIEVYDLKHLSAIINQLRAKAVVAKVERVNG comes from the coding sequence ATGATGCGCCAGTACGATCTGGTAGAGCGGGTCAAGTCCTACAACCCGAACACCGACGAGGACATGCTGAACCGGGCCTATGTCTACGCTATGGTCGCCCATGGCGAGCAGACGCGGGCCTCGGGCGATCCGTATTTCTCGCATCCGCTGGAAGTGGCGGCGATCCTCACCGACCTCAAGCTCGACGATGCCACCATCGTGGCGGCGCTGCTGCACGATACCATCGAGGATACCGAGGCGACCCGCGCCGAAATCGACCGGCTGTTCGGCGCCGAGATCGGTGCGCTGGTGGAGGGTCTGACCAAGCTGAAGCGGCTGGAGCTGGTATCGCGCGAGGCCAAGCAGGCCGAGAACCTGCGCAAGCTGCTGCTGGCCATCGCCGACGACGTCCGTGTGCTGCTGATCAAGCTGGCCGACCGGCTGCACAACATGCGGACCATGGAATTCATGCCGCCGGCGTCGCGCCGCCGCATCGCCGAGGAGACTCTCGACATCTATGCGCCGCTGGCCGGCCGCATGGGCATGCAGGAGATGCGCGAGGAGCTCGAGGAGCTGTCGTTCAAGGTGCTCGACCCCGACGCTTATTCGGTGGTCATGCAGCGGCTCGACTCGCTGGCCGAGCGTAACCGCAATCTGATCGGCATGATCGAAAGCCATCTCTCCATGAAGCTGGAGAAGAACGGCATCATCGCCCGGGTCAGCGGCCGGCGGAAGCGGCCGTTTTCGATCTGGACCAAGATGAAGCGCAAGTCGGTCGGCTTCGAGCAGCTGTCCGACATCTTCGGCTTTCGCGTCGTGCTGAAGGACATGGAGGCCTGCTACCGCGCGCTCGGCGTGGTGCACACCACCTGGCCGGTGGTGCCCGGCCGCTTCAAGGACTACATCTCGACGCCGAAGCAGAACGACTACCGCTCGATCCACACCACCGTGATCGGCCCCGGTAACCAGCGTGTCGAACTGCAGATCCGCACCGAGGACATGAACCAGATAGCCGAATACGGCATCGCGGCCCATGCCTTCTACAAGGACGGCAAGGGCTCGCCGACCGAGATGCTGCAGCGCGAGTCCAACGCGTTCTCCTGGCTGCGCCACACCATCGGCATTCTTTCCGAAAGCACCAATCCGGAAGAATTCCTGGAGCACACCAAGCTCGAGCTGTTTCACGACCAGGTGTTCTGCTTCACCCCGAAGGGCAAGCTGATCGCGCTGCCGCGCAACGCCAATGTGGTCGACTTCGCCTATGCCGTGCATACCGACGTCGGCAATAGCGCGGTCGGCTGCAAGATTAACGGCAAGTTCGCGCCTTTGTCGTCCGAGCTGCAGAACGGCGACGAGGTCGAGGTGCTGACATCGGCCGCGCAGCAGGCGCCGCCCGCCGCCTGGGAGTCGCTCGCGGTCACCGGCAAGGCCCGCGCCGCGATCCGCCGCGCCACCCGCACCGCGATGCGCGACCAGTATGCCGGCCTCGGCCGCCGTATTGTCGAGCGGTTGTTTGCCCGCGCCAAGATCGAATATTCCGACGACCAGCTGAAGGGCGCGCTGCCGCGGCTGGCGCGATCGTCCATTGACGACGTGATGGCCTCGGTGGGGCGCGGCGAGTTGCGTGCCGCCGACGTCGCCCGCGCCATGTATCCGGACTACAAGGAAGAGCGCGTCGGCCGCTTCGCAACCAGCAACCGCAAGGCCACGGCGGACCGGGTCAAGACGCCCGATGGCGCCGGGCGCTTCACCTCGATCATCTCGGTCGGCGGCGTCAATTCCGACCTGCCGGTGAAGTTCGCGCCCAATGGCGGCGCGGTGCCCGGCGACCGCATCGTCGGCATCATCACCCCCGGCGAAGGCATCACGATCTATCCGATCCAGTCGCCGGCGCTGAAGGATTTCGAGGAAGAGCCGGAGCGCTGGCTCGACGTCAAATGGGACGTCGACGAATCCTCACCGCAGCGTTTTCCGGCGCGGCTATTCGTGCAGAACGTCAACGAGCCCGGCAGTCTCGCGCAGATCGCCCAGGTGATCGCCGACCACGACGGCAATATCGACAACATCAGCATGCACCGCCGCTCGCCGGATTTCACCGAGCAGAACATCGATATCGAGGTCTACGATCTCAAGCATCTCAGCGCGATCATCAACCAGTTGCGCGCCAAGGCCGTGGTGGCGAAGGTCGAGCGGGTGAATGGGTAA
- a CDS encoding pyridoxine 5'-phosphate synthase produces MPTFPLRLGVNIDHVATLRNARGGHRPDPVRAALAAIEAGADGITAHLREDRRHIRDDDMKRLKAEISKPLNFEMAATPDMVEIALATRPHAVCLVPERREELTTEGGLDVAGQHNALAPVIARFNDAGVRVSLFIAADPRQIEMAAKLRAPVIELHTGAWCDAIEDGNAAKAASEWQRIVAGAALAKSAGLEIHAGHGLDYATAETISALPEIAELNIGYFMMGEALFVGLGATVRAMRAAMDRGRKHLAGAA; encoded by the coding sequence ATGCCCACTTTTCCCCTCCGCCTCGGCGTCAACATCGATCACGTCGCCACCCTGCGCAATGCACGCGGCGGGCATCGTCCCGATCCGGTGCGCGCTGCGCTGGCGGCCATCGAGGCCGGCGCCGACGGCATCACCGCGCATCTGCGCGAGGACCGCCGCCACATCCGCGACGATGACATGAAGCGGCTGAAGGCCGAGATTTCAAAGCCGCTGAACTTCGAAATGGCGGCGACGCCGGACATGGTCGAGATCGCCCTGGCCACCAGGCCCCATGCGGTCTGCCTGGTGCCGGAACGGCGCGAGGAGCTGACCACCGAAGGCGGCCTCGACGTGGCCGGTCAGCACAATGCGCTGGCGCCGGTGATCGCCCGGTTCAACGACGCCGGCGTCCGGGTGTCGCTGTTCATCGCTGCCGATCCCCGTCAGATCGAGATGGCCGCCAAATTGCGCGCCCCGGTGATCGAACTGCACACCGGCGCCTGGTGCGACGCCATCGAGGATGGCAATGCGGCCAAAGCCGCCAGCGAATGGCAGCGCATTGTCGCCGGCGCAGCCCTGGCGAAATCCGCGGGACTGGAGATCCATGCCGGCCACGGCCTCGATTACGCCACCGCCGAGACCATCTCGGCGCTGCCGGAGATCGCCGAACTCAACATCGGCTATTTCATGATGGGGGAGGCGCTGTTCGTCGGCCTCGGCGCCACCGTCCGCGCCATGCGCGCGGCGATGGACCGGGGCCGCAAGCACCTCGCGGGCGCCGCATGA